In Silene latifolia isolate original U9 population chromosome 3, ASM4854445v1, whole genome shotgun sequence, a single window of DNA contains:
- the LOC141648089 gene encoding uncharacterized protein LOC141648089, translated as MASTGSSMLLSFIFFTVVLSLEVIYRGKLASSELFTILGGFVSSLLFLFSLTFIGNFQETCGIKTGWGAVVLAEAVALVAAASVHRVCVTTCFLFSAGLLYEVNKLSTMMSSRLETKSKRY; from the exons ATGGCGAGCACAGGGAGCTCTATGCTGCTTTCTTTCATATTCTTTACAGTGGTGCTGTCGCTTGAAGTTATTTATAGAGGAAAATTAGCATCTTCAGAGTTGTTCACTATTCTTGGGGGTTTTGTTAGCTCTCTTTTGTTCCTTTTCTCTCTCACG ttcatTGGCAATTTTCAGGAGACATGTGGCATCAAAACTGGGTGGGGTGCTG TGGTACTAGCTGAAGCTGTTGCTCTTGTTGCTGCTGCTAGTGTCCATCGAGTTTGTGTCACAACATG CTTCTTGTTCTCAGCTGGATTGCTGTACGAGGTCAACAAGCTCTCAACAATGATGTCATCTAGACTTGAGACGAAAAGCAAGAGGTAC